AAAAGTGGTCGTATATTTGACTAATTAATTATTCCTCGAAAATAAGAGGAACCAGACAATTATGGAAGAAAAAAAACTAGACGTTAAGTCGATAATAGGTTTTGTATTAATATTCGGAATCTTGTTATTCATGATGTGGCAAAACCAGCCAAGTGAAGAAGAAAGACTAGTACAAGAAGCAGAAAAGAAAACACAAATTGAAGCTAATAAAAAAGCGGAAGCTAGTGCACAAACAGAGACTAAAACAACAACAGCTTTAGATTACGCTAAACCAACAGATTCTGCTCAAGTAGCAGCATTAAAATCTAAGATTGGGGCTTTTGCTTATTCTGCTGCAACATCAACTTTTAATGGTGATGCTTTAACGGTTAGTAACGATGTTTTAGAATTAAAGTTTAGCACCAAGGGAGGGCATTTATCTGAAGTAAAGCTTAAAAACTTTGTAGATTTTGATTCTATTCCAATCTATTTAGTGAAAAATGGAAATGCGGTTTTTAATATCAACTTCCAGACAAACGATAATAGAACTTTAAATACAAAAGATTTATATTTTCAACCGACAGTAAGCAAAAGTGGCGAAAACACGATTGTATCTATGAAGTTGAAAACTGCTGAGAATAAGTTTTTAGAATATAACTATGTGATTAAGCCTAAGCAATACATGGTTGATTTTACTATGAAATCTCAAGGCTTAGAAACAGCAATAAATACATCGGCTCCAATTAATTTAGAGTGGACTCAAAAAGCATATAGACATGATCAAAGTATTAGCTTTGAAAATAGATACACACGTTTAACATATCAGGCAGAAGGTGATGTTGATAAATTATCTCAAGGTGGAGATGATGATGAGACGGAAGCTGATGTGGATTGGTTATCTTATAGACAACACTTTTTTAGTTCTATTTTAACGACGGACAAACCGTTTAAGAGCGTCGATTTTTCTTCTAAAAATTTAGTGGAAGATGAAGCTAAAGATTCTATTTTTACTAAACAGTTTTCTTCAAAAACAACCTTAGCTTTAAATGGAGCAAATATCAATAACAACTTAAAGTTGTATTATGGTCCTACAGATAGTGAGATCTTAAAACAATACGATAATAACTTAGCCGAAAGTGTTCAATTTGGATGGGGAATTTTTGGTTGGATTAATAAGTATTTATTTTTCCCATTATTTGGTTTCTTAAGCTCATTCTTACCTTATGGTGTTGCCATTATTGTAATGACCATCTTAATTAAGTTAGCCATGAGTTTTGTGCAGTACAAGCAGTACTTATCTCAGATGAAACTGAAGGTGTTAAAGCCAGAATTAGATGCTATTAGAGAGAAACACAAGGATAACAAAATGAAAGCCCAACAAGAGACTATGGCGCTTCAAAATAAAGCGGGGGCAAGTCCTATGGCTGGGTGTTTACCAGCTTTAATACAAATGCCTGTATTTTATGCGTTGTTTATGTTTTTCCCAATTGCATTTGCTTTAAGGCAGAAAAAGTTTTTATGGGCGGAAGATTTATCATCTTATGATGTTGTAGCAGAGTTACCATTCCATATTCCATTATATGGAGATCACGTGAGTTTGTTCCCTATTTTAGCAGCAATCGCTATTTTCTTTTACATGAAGTTAACGACTGGTCAAAACCAAATGTCAGCGCCAACACAAGAAGGGATGCCTGATATGGCAAAGATGATGAAGTACATGATCTATTTTGCACCAATTATGATGCTTATCTTTTTTAACCAATATGCGTCAGGGTTAAGTTTATATTACTTTGTATCTAACTTAATTAGTATTGGTATTTTATTAGTGATTAAGAATTTTATTTTAGATGAAGATAAGATTCACGCTAATATTCAGGTTCAGAAAGCAAAACCTAAAAAGGAAAGTAAATTTCAGCAAAAAATGAAAACAATGATGGAGCAAGCTGAAAAACAAAAACAAGCGCAAGCACAGCAAAAGAATAAGAAAAAGTAATTTTTATATATAAAACATATAAAGCTGTCTACTATAATTTTAGTTTGGCAGCTTTTTTGTTATAACAAATTTAAAGTATTAACGTTTAGCCATTAGGCAGGATTTCCGCGAAAGCGCCATAAAATTTTTAAAAATGAAAAAACTAATTATTCTATGTATTGTTTTAGTAACCAATACTGTATTATTTGCACAAAATTTAAATCAGTTTGATGCTAATGGACAACGTCATGGACAATGGAAAAAGAACTTTAGTAAAACAAAAGTAGTAAGATATGAAGGCACATTTGATCATGGCAAAGAAATAGGAACCTTTAAGTTTTACAAAAACATTGATAATAAACCAGTATTAACAGCAACAAAAGTATTTAATAGCGATAATGATTTATCGCAAGTTGTTTTTTTTGCTAGTACCGGAAAAAAAATTAGTGAAGGTCAAATGCGAGGTCGTAACCATATTGGTAAATGGGTTATTTTTCATAATAAATCAGACCAAGTAATGACGGAGGAATTATATAACGATAAAGGAACGTTAGAAGGACAACGTTTAGTTTATTATTTAAATGGACAGGTGGCTGAGCGGGCGCAGTATCAAGATGGTTTGTTGCATGGCGAATCTAAGTGGTATGGGGAAAATGGGATGCTTATTAAAAGTATCACTTTTAAGTTAGATAAGTTTGATGGTGCTTATAAAACATATACTAAAGAAGGCTTAATTGCAACAGAAGGACAGTATAGAGATGATGTTAAATGTTGTAT
This portion of the Olleya sp. Bg11-27 genome encodes:
- the yidC gene encoding membrane protein insertase YidC codes for the protein MEEKKLDVKSIIGFVLIFGILLFMMWQNQPSEEERLVQEAEKKTQIEANKKAEASAQTETKTTTALDYAKPTDSAQVAALKSKIGAFAYSAATSTFNGDALTVSNDVLELKFSTKGGHLSEVKLKNFVDFDSIPIYLVKNGNAVFNINFQTNDNRTLNTKDLYFQPTVSKSGENTIVSMKLKTAENKFLEYNYVIKPKQYMVDFTMKSQGLETAINTSAPINLEWTQKAYRHDQSISFENRYTRLTYQAEGDVDKLSQGGDDDETEADVDWLSYRQHFFSSILTTDKPFKSVDFSSKNLVEDEAKDSIFTKQFSSKTTLALNGANINNNLKLYYGPTDSEILKQYDNNLAESVQFGWGIFGWINKYLFFPLFGFLSSFLPYGVAIIVMTILIKLAMSFVQYKQYLSQMKLKVLKPELDAIREKHKDNKMKAQQETMALQNKAGASPMAGCLPALIQMPVFYALFMFFPIAFALRQKKFLWAEDLSSYDVVAELPFHIPLYGDHVSLFPILAAIAIFFYMKLTTGQNQMSAPTQEGMPDMAKMMKYMIYFAPIMMLIFFNQYASGLSLYYFVSNLISIGILLVIKNFILDEDKIHANIQVQKAKPKKESKFQQKMKTMMEQAEKQKQAQAQQKNKKK
- a CDS encoding toxin-antitoxin system YwqK family antitoxin codes for the protein MKKLIILCIVLVTNTVLFAQNLNQFDANGQRHGQWKKNFSKTKVVRYEGTFDHGKEIGTFKFYKNIDNKPVLTATKVFNSDNDLSQVVFFASTGKKISEGQMRGRNHIGKWVIFHNKSDQVMTEELYNDKGTLEGQRLVYYLNGQVAERAQYQDGLLHGESKWYGENGMLIKSITFKLDKFDGAYKTYTKEGLIATEGQYRDDVKCCIWKRYKAGKLVEEKDLDKKG